A genomic region of Chionomys nivalis chromosome 12, mChiNiv1.1, whole genome shotgun sequence contains the following coding sequences:
- the LOC130884822 gene encoding 60S acidic ribosomal protein P2-like, which yields MCYVTSYLLAALGGNSSPSAKDIKKILDSVGIEADNDRLNKVISELNGKNIEDVIAQGVGKLASVPAGGAVAVSAAPGSAAPAAGSAPTAAEEKQEEKKEESEESDDDMGFGLFD from the coding sequence ATGTGCTACGTCACCTCTTATTTGCTTGCTGCCCTTGGGGGCAACTCCTCTCCTAGCGCCAAAGACATTAAGAAGATACTAGACAGCGTGGGCATCGAGGCGGACAATGACCGGCTCAACAAGGTCATCAGTGAACTGAATGGAAAAAACATTGAGGATGTCATCGCCCAGGGTGTTGGGAAACTTGCCAGTGTACCTGCTGGTggagctgtggctgtttctgcTGCTCCTGGCTCTGCAGCTCCTGCTGCTGGTTCTGCCCCCACTGCAGCAGaggagaagcaagaagagaagaaggaggagtccGAAGAGTCGGATGATGACATGGGATTTGGCTTGTTTGATTAA